The proteins below are encoded in one region of Cardiocondyla obscurior isolate alpha-2009 linkage group LG29, Cobs3.1, whole genome shotgun sequence:
- the LOC139112534 gene encoding uncharacterized protein, with protein MWKLLWVAAIAAVLFTSDADANRERSKRAIENSPQFQGYIYEPPSKPFTLPPEGSRTSLVTLRPTTVTLPPYTYTTPQVRTTIRTTPRTQPPPRTQPPPRTQPPPRTPPPPVTTGYVYTTPKIPFPTPSRTPPPPPRTPPPPPRTPPPPPRTPPPPPRTPPPPPPRTTTRVTSGYEYTTPRIPFSTPPRTPPPPPRTPPPPPRTPPPPPPRTTTRVTSGYEYTTPKIPFSTPPRTPPPPPRTPPPPPKTPPPYIPPSSTPPPRTPGYVYTTPRTTFTLPPVTRTTPAAKTAPPYVPPPSTKPPYVPPRTTTVGYEIGAGSFETGIGTYTTTRKPPTFPPFTERTTEYITRPTTRVTQPTYLPPYSTSSTRYTPPTFRTTTPFTTRYTPPTTRYTPPTTRYTPPTTRYTPPTTRVTTEYTTRPTTRYTTRVTQPSTYLPPYSTPSTRYTPPTFRTTTPFTTRYTPPTTRYTPPTTRYTTPTTRYTPPTTRVTTEYTTRPTTRYTTRVTQPSTYLPPYSTPSTRYTPPTFRTTTPFTTRYTPTTTRYTQTTTRYTPTTTRYTPTTTRYTPTTTRYTPTTTRYTPTTTRYTPTTTRYTPTTTRYTPSIRTTVSTQRYTQSTPGTTYLPPRTTPSTPRIIPTTPEIPKTRPPPYLPPSTPRPVYPTITAPPPPPPIYSITPSTPTLPPPTGRPAPPPTLPPTTPKPTSGYNYPIPDIPFEFRKR; from the exons ATG TGGAAGCTACTGTGGGTAGCTGCAATAGCAGCTGTGCTTTTCACGAGTGATGCAGATGCAAATCGTGAAAGAAGCAAACGCGCAATAGAGAACAGCCCACAGTTTCAGGGTTACATTTATGAACCACCATCTAAGCCTTTTACTTTACCCCCTGA AGGGTCTCGGACAAGCTTAGTGACGTTGAGACCAACGACAGTGACATTGCCACCGTATACTTATACAACTCCACAAGTCAGAACAACGATAAGAACGACGCCAAGAACGCAACCACCGCCAAGAACGCAACCTCCGCCAAGAACGCAACCTCCGCCAAGAACACCGCCTCCTCCAGTAACAACTGGATATGTATACACTACTCCTAAAATTCCATTTCCAACACCATCGAGAACTCCTCCGCCGCCACCGAGAACTCCTCCGCCGCCACCGAGAACTCCTCCGCCACCACCGAGAACTCCTCCGCCACCACCGAGaacaccaccaccaccacctccAAGAACAACTACACGTGTGACAAGTGGATATGAATATACAACTCCGAGAATTCCATTTTCAACACCACCGAGAACTCCTCCGCCACCACCGAGAACTCCTCCGCCACCACCGAGaacaccaccaccaccacctccAAGAACAACTACACGTGTGACAAGTGGATATGAATATACAACTCCGAAAATTCCATTTTCAACACCACCGAGAACTCCTCCGCCGCCACCGAGAACTCCTCCGCCACCACCGAAAACGCCGCCACCATACATACCGCCTTCTTCGACTCCTCCTCCAAGAACGCCAGGATATGTATATACTACGCCACGGACAACTTTTACATTACCTCCCGTAACCAGAACAACACCTGCTGCCAAAACTGCACCCCCTTACGTGCCTCCACCTTCAACTAAACCACCTTATGTACCACCTAGAACAACAACAGTAGGATATGAAATTGGAGCTGGATCATTCGAGACTGGAATTGGAACATATACAACTACGAGAAAGCCGCCCACTTTTCCACCGTTCACTGAAAGAACTACAGAATATATAACACGACCTACTACGCGAGTAACTCAACCGACCTACCTTCCTCCTTATTCAACTTCATCTACGAGATATACTCCACCAACTTTCCGTACGACAACGCCTTTCACGACAAGATATACTCCACCGACGACCAGATATACTCCACCGACGACTAGATATACTCCACCGACGACCAGATATACTCCACCGACGACCAGAGTTACCACAGAATATACAACGCGACCTACCACTCGATACACTACGCGAGTAACTCAACCGTCTACCTACCTTCCTCCTTATTCAACTCCATCAACCAGATATACTCCACCAACTTTCCGTACGACAACTCCTTTCACGACAAGATATACTCCACCGACGACCAGATATACTCCACCGACGACCAGATATACTACACCGACGACTAGATATACTCCACCGACGACCAGAGTTACCACAGAATATACAACGCGACCTACCACTCGATACACTACACGAGTAACTCAGCCGTCTACCTACCTTCCTCCTTATTCAACTCCATCAACCAGATATACTCCACCAACTTTCCGTACGACAACTCCTTTCACGACAAGATATACTCCAACCACAACGAGATATACTCAAACTACGACCAGATATACTCCAACGACAACGAGATATACTCCAACGACAACGAGATATACACCAACAACGACGAGATATACTCCAACAACGACGAGATATACTCCAACAACAACGAGATACACTCCAACCACGACGAGATATACGCCGACCACTACGAGATATACTCCAAGCATAAGAACAACAGTTTCGACTCAAAGATATACTCAATCTACACCAGGAACTACCTACTTGCCGCCAAGAACTACTCCGTCGACTCCGAGAATCATTCCAACGACCCCAGAAATTCCGAAAACTCGTCCACCGCCATATCTTCCGCCGTCAACTCCGAGACCGGTATATCCAACAATTACGGCTCCGCCGCCTCCCCCGCCTATTTACAGTATCACACCTAGCACGCCGACTTTGCCACCACCAACTGGAAGACCGGCGCCACCCCCAACTCTGCCGCCAACAACACCGAAACCAACCTCAGGATACAATTATCCAATTCCTGACATCCCCTTTGAATTTCGTAAACGATGA
- the LOC139112543 gene encoding uncharacterized protein: MLETGRRSATSTSELGLYSDRADRYTRSRYGLIVRKLAIVVMVVVTVILVAIFMYDFTSATSGNSKINQETKHIYILQNALKKLPNLSKKPANSTILYDAMINRTDDLLSMEDRSDDENYESLMQRNATGDIMPSETRIAKANGPEMRAQNFHNFKQRKRVLKSVEDANENEEPETKQLLDNHAIVYRVRQRHKYSDIDEDESTEDARPTPFHWEFKTPQPTSFKRPRYPQLTQYRYPHSSRSIQDIIKYLTNNAEMPNRGIKFTGVYMNPKKYDIIPEMGEMMSSSDKSEENETPPHLIKPAFSNDPFYQYKPKHPSDVNLLATSNVRFSPTGVHRYSPYYDPIYSRPLINYNKPIITEPQYESVGSYSTNTITKNRKPKPFSVMLDIYPITDMDQNKKTTWSRPQASTEDYDVRRPIQYRGPKFYASPKPIPLIAVPSPTPLSEEEERQQMVLHLNLYPRKKNKFNRNDIIHRSESMEPEERQEFAKKIMSPLESITKQLTDHSAIEESRAAENENTETTSLPLTRYHEMTLDDKNEKARSFQLDDSENYSDLVSSYGTAEDAAVPFNHKLNIDEDYASTEKYEINAQQMIMTTEKDCANCANSTMNNNSKASANKSIDFLKDIDITEGSQRVSLLR; encoded by the exons ATGCTTGAAACTGGCAGAAGATCAGCCACAAGTACATCCGAATTAGGCCTCTATTCCGATCGTGCCGATCGGTATACCAGAAGTCGCTACGGATTAATCGTAAGAAAACTTGCGATCGTAGTTATGGTGGTGGTAACAGTAATACTG GTGGCGATATTTATGTACGATTTTACATCTGCTACATCGGGGAACAGTAAAATCAATCAGGAGACgaaacatatatacatattacagAATGCGCTCAAAAAATTACCGAATCTCTCGAAAAAGCCCGCGAACAGCACAATTCTGTACGACGCGATGATTAATCGTACAGACGATCTTCTTTCCATGGAAGATCGTTCGGATGATGAGAACTACGAAAGTCTCATGCAACGAAATGCAACAGGCGATATAATGCCGAGCGAGACACGCATCGCGAAAGCGAACGGGCCCGAGATGAGAGCCCAGAATTTCCATAATTTCAAACAGCGGAAGAGAGTGCTGAAATCCGTGGAAGACGCCAATGAAAACGAGGAACCCGAGACCAAACAATTGCTCGACAATCACGCGATCGTTTATCGTGTGAGACAGAG GCACAAATACTCTGATATCGACGAGGACGAAAGCACGGAAGATGCTCGGCCTACGCCGTTTCATTGGGAATTCAAAACGCCACAACCAACGTCGTTTAAACGACCGAGATATCCGCAGTTGACGCAATATCGATACCCGCACTCGTCCCGAAGCATTCAGGACATCATCAAGTATCTAACAAACAACGCTGAGATGCCGAATCGCGGAATCAAATTTACCGGCGTCTACATGAATCCGAAAAAGTACGACATAATCCCCGAAATGGGAGAGATGATGTCCAGTAGCGATAAATCCGAAGAAAATGAGACGCCACCACATCTAATCAAGCCAGCATTTAGTAACGATCcattttatcaatataaacCTAAACATCCGTCGGATGTTAATCTCTTAGCCACATCTAACGTGAG attctCTCCAACCGGGGTACATCGTTACAGCCCTTATTACGATCCCATATATTCCCGACctctaattaattacaacaaacCGATCATAACGGAGCCACAGTATGAAAGTGTCGGCTCCTACTCGACGAACACGATAACGAAGAATCGAAAACCGAAACCGTTCAGTGTGATGCTCGATATTTATCCCATCACTGATATGgatcaaaataaaaagacaacgTGGTCCAGACCACAAGCATCCACGGAAGATTACGATGTCAGGAGACCAATTCAATATCGCGGACCAAAGTTTTATGCATCACCAAAACCTATACCTCTTATAGCCGTGCCTAGCCCTACGCCCTTGtcggaggaagaggagagacAGCAAATGGTACTTCATCTAAACTTATATCCccgaaagaaaaacaaattcaACAG aAATGATATTATACATAGATCAGAATCTATGGAACCCGAGGAACGGCAGGaatttgcgaaaaaaataatgtctcCCTTGGAGTCGATCACCAAACAGTTGACTGATCATTCTGCGATCGAAGAGTCGAGAGCCGCGGAAAATGAAAATACGGAAACAACTAGTCTTCCATTAACGCGATATCACGAAATGACTTTGGATGACAAGAATGAGAAAGCAAGGAGTTTTCAATTGGATGATTCGGAAAATTATTCGGACTTAGTTAGCAGCTATGGTACCGCAGAAGATGCTGCTGTACCTTTcaatcataaattaaatatcgacgaAGATTATGCCAGCACAgagaaatatgaaattaatgcGCAACAAATGATCATGACTACAGAGAAAGATTGCGCGAATTGCGCTAACTCAACAATGAACAACAACTCAAAGGCGAGCGCGAATAAAAGCATAGATTTTTTAAAGGATATCGATATCACCGAAGGTTCTCAACGCGTTAGTCTTCTACGttga
- the LOC139112542 gene encoding neuropeptide-like protein 31, with protein sequence MASLKIYLVLFLAVAIGVAVAKPGYLGGYGGYGLGGYGYGYRYPFYGYGHGYGHGYGHGYYGGFGYPFYGYGGHYGHYGYH encoded by the exons ATGGCGAGCCTAAAGATC TACCTTGTTCTGTTTTTGGCCGTTGCAATCGGCGTGGCAGTTGCAAAACCGGGATACTTAGGAGGTTACGGAGGATATGGGTTAGGTGGCTATGGGTATGGGTATAGGTACCCATTCTATGGTTACGGACACGGATATGGACATGGATACGGACACGGATACTACGGAGGATTTG GATATCCATTCTACGGCTATGGTGGTCATTACGGTCATTACGGTTACCATTAA